In the genome of Deinococcus planocerae, the window CAGAGGCCGCGCGGACCCTCTCGCAGGCGCGGGCGTATGCTCTCGCGGACCTTCTGCTGCCGGACGGGGGCGTCCCGGCGTCGGGCACGGCGAGCACCGTCGTCCGGGTGGGGGCGGTTGGGCAGGGGGTCGAGGTGCTGCGCGAGGGGGCCGTGCCCGCCTCCCTGATCCGGGAGCGGCTGGAGGCCCGCGGGGTGGGGACGTGACGCCGCCCGGGACCCACGCCCTGATCGGCGCCGCGCTCCTCGCCGCGGGTCGGCCCGTCACCCGGCGCGAGGTCGCCGACCTGCTCGATCTGCCCGAGGAGGCCGCCGACCGCGCCGTGCGGGCCTTCGGGGAGGCGGTGGAGGGGGCGGGGCTGGGCTTCGTGGTGGAGGCGGTCGCGGGGGGCTACCGGCTGGTCGTGCCGCCGGGGCTGGCCGCGCGCCTCGCGCCCATCCTCGCGCCGCCCGCGCTGCCGCCCCTCAGCCCCGCCGCGCTGGAGGTGCTCGCCGTGATCGCCTACCGCCAGCCGGTCACGCGGGCCGAGATCGAGGCGATGCGCGGCGGCAGCGCGGGCACGGTCCTCACCCTTCAGGAGCGCGAACTCGTGAAGGTCGTGGGCCGCAGCCCCGCCGTCGGGGGGCCGCTGCTCTACGGCACGACCGAGAAGTTCCTGCTCGAATTCGGCCTGGGCAGCCTGCACGACCTCCCGCCGCTCGACGGCGCGGACTTCTCGCACCTCCTGCGCGGGTAGGCCCAGGCCCTCCCCCCCCTACCGGGCCGCTTGTGCGTTCGCGGCGTTCGTGAGAGAACGGGGGATCAGCGGCAGGGACTCCGGTCCAGCCCGCCTCTCCCCATGACCCAATCCTCGGCCAGCCTCGAAACCTTCGACTTTCTGGAACTGCTCTCGCTGCTCGCCGGGCAGGGCCGCACGGGCGCGTTGCGGGTGGAGCGTCACGACGGGGCCTTCCAGGCGTGGCTGGAGGGCGGGCGCGTGCGGCACCTGGGCTGCGGGCCGGACCGGGGCGCCGCCGCGCTCGTGCGGGTGCTGCGCGAGCCGAGGGGCCGGTTCCACTTCGACGAGGGCCTCAGGCACCCCGGCCCCGGCCTCGACGCGAGCGTGGACGAGGTGGCCCTGGAGGCGCTCGCCGCCCTGCCCGTTCCCGAGCTGCCCTTTCCCGGCCCGGCGCGCGTGACGGCCCCGGAGCGCCTCGCGCGGCTGCGCTGGACCCTTCAGGAGCAAGACCTCCTCGGGCAGGTCGAGGCGGGCCGGCCCCTCTCGGAACTCGCGGGGAGCCCGGAGGCGCGGCGCCTGCTCGCGGGGCTCGTGCGCCTCGGGCTCCTCGCCCGCCGGGAGGTGCGGGTCGCCCGCCTCACCGTCTCCGTGACGCGGGAGGTGACGGGCGTCGCCGTCGTGGACGGCCTGATCTGGGAGCGCTGGCGCGAGGACCTCGCGCGGCACGTCGCCCACGTCGCCATCCGGGCCCCGAGCGGCGGGGTCGTCACCCTGCCCGTGCGCCCGGGGCCGAACCTCAGCACGCACCTGCTCGTGCCGCCCGAGGTTCTGCTGCGGGCCGGGCTGCGCGCGGGAGAGAGCGTGCTCGTCCGGCCCGCGCCGGGGGGCTGAGCGCTCTTCACGGAGTTCTCTGCCCTGCGCGGTCCGCCCGCCGGGGGGCCCGCGGCTACACTGGGTCCTATGCCGGACGCCCTCCCCACCGCCGCCGAGCTCGCCCGCGCCGTGCAGGCGCGCGAAACGACCCCGCAGGCCCTCCTCGAAGCCGCCCGCGCCCGCGCCGAGGCCGCCCGCGACCTCAACGCCCTGATCAGCCTGAACGGGCGCGCGGACGAGCAGGCCGCCCGGGTCCAGGCCCGGCTGGAGGCGGGGGAGACGCTGCCCCTGGCAGGCGTCCCGGTCGTCGTGAAGGACAACCTCAACGTGACGGGCACCCGCACGACCTGCGGCAGCCGCATCCTGGCGAACTACGTCTCCCCCTACGACGCGACCGTGGTGGAGCGCCTGAGCAATGCCGGGGCCGTTACCGTCGGCAAGGCGAATATGGACGAGTTCGCGATGGGGTCGAGCAACGAGAGCAGCGCCGCCGGGCCCGCCCTCAACCCCTGGGACCCGGAGCGGGTGCCCGGCGGCAGCAGCGGGGGGAGCGCCGTGGCCGTCGCCGCGAACGTCACGCCCGTCAGCCTCGGCAGCGACACCGGGGGCAGCGTGCGCCAGCCCGCCGCCTTCACGGGGGTGTACGGCCTCAAGCCCACCTACGGGCGGGTCAGCCGCTACGGCCTCGTCGCCTTCGCCAGCAGCCTCGACCAGATCGGCCCCTTCGCGCGCACGGCGGAGGACCTCGCCCTGATGATGAACGTGATCGCCGGGCACGACCCGCGCGACGCGACCAGCCTCGACGCGCCCCCCGCCTTCCGCGCGGGCACCCCGGACGAGTTGCGAGGTTTGAAAGTCGGCGTGATCCGCGAGAGCCTGGGGGGCAACACGCCGGGGGTGGAGGCGGTGCTGGAGGAGACCCTGGCCGCCCTGCGGGATGCGGGAGCGACCGTCTCCGAGGTGAGCGTCCCCACCGTGCGGCACGCCATCGCCGCCTACTACCTGATCGCCACCCCCGAGGCCAGCTCCAACCTCGCCCGCTACGACGGCATGGTGTACGGCGAGCGCGCCCCGGCCCCCGACGTGGTGACGAGCATGACCCGGGCGCGCGAGCGGGGCTTCGGGCGCGAGGTCAAGCGCCGCATCCTGCTCGGGACGTATGCGCTCTCCAGCGGCTACTACGACGCCTACTACTCCAAGGCGATGAAGGTCCGCCGGTTGATCGCCCAGGACTTCAGCCGGGTGCTGGCGGACGTCGACCTGCTCGTGACTCCGACGAGCCCCTTCCCCGCCTTCCGCCGCGGCGAGAGGACGAGCGACCCCCTCGCCATGTACGCCGCCGACGTGGACACGGTGGCGGTCAACCTCGCGGGACTCCCGGCCCTGAGCGTGCCCGCCGGGTTCGAGACGGTGGACGGGGTGCGGCTGCCCGTCGGCATCCAGTTCATCGCGCCCGCCCTCAAGGACGAGTTGCTCGTCACGCTGGCGGGCGGGCTGGAGGGCGTCGGGGCGGTGCGGGCCGAGGTGGCGCCGGGGTACGCGCGCACGTCCGACCCGGTGGGCGGGTAGACCCGTTCAGCCCAGATTGCGGCGCAGGAAGACCCGCACCACGTCCAGAAACGCCTCCGGTTCCTCCACGAAGGGCATGTGGCCGCTTTCCTCGAAGATGTGAAGTTGGCTCTGGGGAATGCGGGCCGCCATCAGCTCACTCGCCTCCGGCGGACAGGTGCGGTCGTGCCGCCCGGCGAGGACGAGCAGCGGCTGGGTCACCCGGTCCAGGCGGTCCTCCACCTCGATCCCGCCGTACCCGGCCACGCTGAACTGACGCAGCACGTCCGGGGCGTAGCGGGGTCCGGCGGCCTCCACCCGTGCCTCGTAGGCCGCGATGCGGGAGTCGCGCGGGTCGGTGAAGTGCCAGGGCATCTGCTCGTGCATCAGGCGGGCGAGGTCGGCCTCCGTCCGCACGTTCGCCTCGTTCGCCCAGGAGGTCTGCACCTGCTCTCTGAGGTCGGGCGGCTCGAAGCTCTGGAGCCGCTGCGGGATGTCCTCCAACCAGCGGGCGGACCCCACCCCGCAGCAGACGACCGTGGCTGCCGCGGCGCCGGGGTGCTCCACCGCGTGTTGCAGCGCCACGAAGGCCCCGTACGAGTGCCCGAACACGGCGTAGCGGGGAGCTCCCAGCGCGCGGGCGACGCTACCCACGTCGGCGGCCATCTGCTCCAGGGTCCAGGTCTCGGCGGGCGCGTCCCGGTCGCTGCGGCCCTGCGCCCGCTCGTCGAGCAGCACCAGCCGCACGGTGTCCGTCAGGGGGTCGAGGTAGTCCGCGAATTCGGTGTGATCGAGCCCCGGCCCGCCGTGCAGCATGATCAGGGGAGGGAGGTCGGCGGGTCCCCGCAAGACGGCGTGCAGCCGGGTGTCGCCCACGTCGAGCCGCCGAGGTTCGTCCATGCCCCCAGTGTAAGGGGAGCTAGGCCCACGCCCGCACCACCCGCAGCGCCTCCCCGTCCCCGTCCACGACCGCGACGAGGGTACCGTCCAGGGTGACGACGTGCCGCCCCACCGCCTCGTGCGTGGGCCGCTTGCCCTGCCGCAGCTCGCGCGCCAGCCGCTCGTCCGCCTCGATGCGCGGGAAGTCGAGCGCGGCGAGATCGGAAATCCCCTCCGCTTCGGCCAAATTTTCGACGCTCACCGCGTCCGCGAGGTCATAGCGGCCCACCCGTGTGCGGACCAGACCTGCCAGATGGGCTGGAACGCCGAGCGCCGCTCCCAGGTCCCGGGCGAGCGAGCGGAGGTACGTTCCGCTCCCCACTCGGGCGCGCACGAGCAGGGTGGGAAAGTGGCCCAGGGGCGGCGGCAGGGTGAAGGTGCGGCCCTCCGGGTCCGGTGTCCAGCCCGCCTCACCACGGGAGAAGGTGTGGGGTGAGTCCTCCACGCTGGGGTACACCCCCAGCAGTTCCAGCGAGTGGATGACGACGTTGCGGGCGGGCAGGTCGAGTTCGCCCCCCGAGCGCGCGACCGCGTAGGCCCGTTTTCCTCCGACCTGTACGGCGCTGTATTGGGGCGGCACCTGCGTCTGCGGGCCCAGGAAGCCCGCCAGCACGCTCGTGACCTCCGCCTCGGTGGGTGGCGCGACCTCCACCACCTCCCCGAGCGGCCCCTCCGCGTCGAGGGTGGGCGTCCCGGCCCCCAGGCTGATCCAGGCGAGGTAATCCTTGGAGTCGGCTTCCATGAACTGCACGACTTTGGTGGAGTCGTCCACGCACAAGACGAGCACGCCGGTCGCCAGCGGGTCGAGGGTGCCCGTGTGGCCCACCCGCCGGGTGCCCCTCGCCCGCCGCGCCCGGTTCACCACGTCGTGCGAGGTCAGGCGCAGGGGTTTGTCCACGGCGATCACCGGCATGGGAGGCAGGGTAGCAGGGGCAGGGCCAGTGCCTCTCAGGGTTCGGGGGTGCCGCCGCTCCGATCCCGCGGAGTCCCGCCCGGCATACTGGCCGCCTATGCCCCGCGTTCCCCTCATCGAAGTCCTGCGGACCCGGCCCGCCTTCGCGCGGCTGTGGCTGGGGGCGCTCGTCTCGGGGCTGGGGGACACGCTGAGCTGGCTGGCCCTGACGTGGTTCGTGCTGGAGCGCACGGACGGGGGAGCGTCGGTGGGCGTCTTGTTGCTGTGCTTCGCGCTGCCCGCCGTCGTCACGGGGCCGCTGTGGGGCCGGGCCCTCGACCGTGCCCAGCCCGCGCCCCTGATGGGGCTGGACAACCTCGCCCGCGCGGGGCTCATCGCCCTGATCCCACTTCTCGACGCGCTGGGCGTTCTGGAGATGTGGATGGTCTTCGTGGTCGCGGCCCTGATGGGCGCCCTCGCCCCCGCGACGCAGATCGGCGCGCGGCTCTTCGTGCCCGCCCTCCTCCCCGACGACGAGCTGGAGCAGGGCAACGCCGCGTACAGCCTGACGACCCAGGTGCCCACCGTGTTCGGCCCGGCGCTCGCGGGGCTGCTCGTGGCCGCGTGGGGGGCGCCGCGGGCTCTCCTCGTGGACGCGCTCACCTTCGTGTTCATGGCGTGGGCCTTGCGGGGGATGCCGCGCCTGCCCCGGGGCGGACGGACGGAAGACCGGTGGGGAGCGGCCCGCGCTCAGCGCTGGACGCCCACCGTGCTGGCGACCCTGGGGCTCACCACGCTCTTCTACTTCGTGTATGGGCCGCTGGAGGCCGCCCTCCCCGTCTTCGCCCGGGAGGACCTGGGCACCGG includes:
- the scpB gene encoding SMC-Scp complex subunit ScpB; this encodes MTPPGTHALIGAALLAAGRPVTRREVADLLDLPEEAADRAVRAFGEAVEGAGLGFVVEAVAGGYRLVVPPGLAARLAPILAPPALPPLSPAALEVLAVIAYRQPVTRAEIEAMRGGSAGTVLTLQERELVKVVGRSPAVGGPLLYGTTEKFLLEFGLGSLHDLPPLDGADFSHLLRG
- a CDS encoding DUF4388 domain-containing protein; amino-acid sequence: MTQSSASLETFDFLELLSLLAGQGRTGALRVERHDGAFQAWLEGGRVRHLGCGPDRGAAALVRVLREPRGRFHFDEGLRHPGPGLDASVDEVALEALAALPVPELPFPGPARVTAPERLARLRWTLQEQDLLGQVEAGRPLSELAGSPEARRLLAGLVRLGLLARREVRVARLTVSVTREVTGVAVVDGLIWERWREDLARHVAHVAIRAPSGGVVTLPVRPGPNLSTHLLVPPEVLLRAGLRAGESVLVRPAPGG
- the gatA gene encoding Asp-tRNA(Asn)/Glu-tRNA(Gln) amidotransferase subunit GatA — its product is MPDALPTAAELARAVQARETTPQALLEAARARAEAARDLNALISLNGRADEQAARVQARLEAGETLPLAGVPVVVKDNLNVTGTRTTCGSRILANYVSPYDATVVERLSNAGAVTVGKANMDEFAMGSSNESSAAGPALNPWDPERVPGGSSGGSAVAVAANVTPVSLGSDTGGSVRQPAAFTGVYGLKPTYGRVSRYGLVAFASSLDQIGPFARTAEDLALMMNVIAGHDPRDATSLDAPPAFRAGTPDELRGLKVGVIRESLGGNTPGVEAVLEETLAALRDAGATVSEVSVPTVRHAIAAYYLIATPEASSNLARYDGMVYGERAPAPDVVTSMTRARERGFGREVKRRILLGTYALSSGYYDAYYSKAMKVRRLIAQDFSRVLADVDLLVTPTSPFPAFRRGERTSDPLAMYAADVDTVAVNLAGLPALSVPAGFETVDGVRLPVGIQFIAPALKDELLVTLAGGLEGVGAVRAEVAPGYARTSDPVGG
- a CDS encoding alpha/beta fold hydrolase, which encodes MDEPRRLDVGDTRLHAVLRGPADLPPLIMLHGGPGLDHTEFADYLDPLTDTVRLVLLDERAQGRSDRDAPAETWTLEQMAADVGSVARALGAPRYAVFGHSYGAFVALQHAVEHPGAAAATVVCCGVGSARWLEDIPQRLQSFEPPDLREQVQTSWANEANVRTEADLARLMHEQMPWHFTDPRDSRIAAYEARVEAAGPRYAPDVLRQFSVAGYGGIEVEDRLDRVTQPLLVLAGRHDRTCPPEASELMAARIPQSQLHIFEESGHMPFVEEPEAFLDVVRVFLRRNLG
- the truB gene encoding tRNA pseudouridine(55) synthase TruB, with protein sequence MPVIAVDKPLRLTSHDVVNRARRARGTRRVGHTGTLDPLATGVLVLCVDDSTKVVQFMEADSKDYLAWISLGAGTPTLDAEGPLGEVVEVAPPTEAEVTSVLAGFLGPQTQVPPQYSAVQVGGKRAYAVARSGGELDLPARNVVIHSLELLGVYPSVEDSPHTFSRGEAGWTPDPEGRTFTLPPPLGHFPTLLVRARVGSGTYLRSLARDLGAALGVPAHLAGLVRTRVGRYDLADAVSVENLAEAEGISDLAALDFPRIEADERLARELRQGKRPTHEAVGRHVVTLDGTLVAVVDGDGEALRVVRAWA
- a CDS encoding MFS transporter is translated as MPRVPLIEVLRTRPAFARLWLGALVSGLGDTLSWLALTWFVLERTDGGASVGVLLLCFALPAVVTGPLWGRALDRAQPAPLMGLDNLARAGLIALIPLLDALGVLEMWMVFVVAALMGALAPATQIGARLFVPALLPDDELEQGNAAYSLTTQVPTVFGPALAGLLVAAWGAPRALLVDALTFVFMAWALRGMPRLPRGGRTEDRWGAARAQRWTPTVLATLGLTTLFYFVYGPLEAALPVFAREDLGTGPQGYGALWSALGVGSLFGTLLVGLLSRAFPVGLTLAGIMALWGVAVVGLALTPGVGPALAVMFAGGLIWGPYTALETTLLQRSVPSGEHGRLFGVRAMLLGPAAPLGTALGGLLLIGWRAEWVIALSGLGCVLGALAALPWLRRRGAEAGEPGDGLSLGRPPRVH